The stretch of DNA ttagcataaaataaaataacaaagaaatttAAGGGGCACCCCTCATCCACAAGCAAATTATCCCCCATAGGCACAGGTTAAAGCAAAGCCAGCAGTTGGTTCATAACAATACTCACAAATAACTGTACATAAGCAAAAAGACCAATCACCGACCGAGCCAGCCTCTCTGGGGCTGGCCTTCACCGTCATTCATCAACTTGTCCAACACTATGTTCAGATCAACTGATTGACCATTCTCTGTCAACTTCCGAACTGTGGCTCTCACTTGGTCTCTTGAGAATCCCATATTTGTTACCTTGTCAACCACGTCGTCCATGGGAACCCTGTTACCAGTTCCAGCAGAACCAGACCCTGCACCAACCCCAGATGCGGTGGGCAGTGCGTGTGGCAGTATACGAGCAGTGGGAAGCTGGGAATAGCTGCTTCCACCACCCTGGGCTGCAGCTGGAGGAAGTTGCTGCTGTTTCATGGAGCCACCATCATACTGAGATGGGGGTCCGCCATAAGGATAAGGTTCATTCGCCCCAGATGAAGGGCCATATGCATTAGAATACCCAGAACCCGGTCTGCTGGATGGTGCCTCGTATATTTGGGACGGAGCCCCATAAAATTGTTGGGAGGGATGATTTCCACCGGGGGGATGTGGAGGCTGGTGCAGGCTTGGTGGATAGTTCTGAGGCGGAGGATAGGGTGCTTCATCAGGATGGTGCCCCAGCGGAGGTTGAGTTTGAGGAGAAACTGTTGAGAAAGACGGGTGCTGCTGAGGCGGAGTGGTAGTCTGAGAATATTGAGGGTGAGGAGGTGGCTGGTATTGTTGTGGTGGTGGCGCTGGAACAGAGGGCTGCAAGGGGGGTGTTGAAAAAGGGGCTTGCAGCTGCCAGGAAGGCACATGGTACTGCTGATTTGTGGGTTCTTGCTTCTGACTGGGAGGGAAAAAAGGTTCCTTAGGAGCCACAAAAGGATTCTGACTAGAAGGAAACTGGTTTGGAACGTGAACTGGAGGAGGCAGATTGTGCGATGAAGCAGGTGGAGGAACATTGGGCAGTGAGGGTATAGAAGAAGGTGGTTGTATAATGGCAGGGGGAAGCTGTTGGTGAGACTGCTGAGAAGCAGATGCAACCTGTTGCAAAGAATCTGATTGAACAGTGTTTTGAGTTTCTGTTTGCTGCTCTACCTTGGACATTTGTAGCTTTGCAGACTGAAGCTGACCCTCCACTATATCTTGCTTATCCCTTATAACCTGAACACCAGCTTGTACCTGCAGGATTAAATTTGCTGGTAAACAGTCATCAAGTGCAACAGAATGATCAACTAAACGGTAATATGCCATTTGATACCCATGaccaaaaaataagagaaggaaaaaaaaaaattaaaacaaaaacaggACTGTTGGAGTCCTCATCTTTCTTCCAGTTTCCTGACAAGTAGAGACGGTCAATTATGGTCATGTCCCAGCAAGTCATGAATACCTGTTGCCCCCTaccattcttttttattttagccaaaaaaaaaaaaagaagaagaaaatacaaacaagaaagAATACTACTTAAGTTGAATAAAGAGACCAAGAAACCAGATTAATTTCCCCCAGCACAGAAGACAGCAGAAGAATTTGAATTAATAGTTCAGGCAAAATAAAGGAAGAACATACCTCTCTAACAATGTTGTCCAGCTGCCTCAGTTTACCATCAGTATTTCCATGATTGTTCCCAAGAGAAACCTTCAAATCATCCATTGTATCCTCAAGATGGCGAGTTCTGCTCTCCAGCTGAGATATTCGTGCACTAACAGCTTCTAGTGCATGCAGTAGGTTATCAACATGCTTCTTCATGGCCTGATCAATCTCGGACACCAGAGCTGCATTATTAGCCTTTCGATCCTTTTCTGAAATGACTTTTCCAGGTTCAATGGACTCGAGAGAACTATAATTCTGTATATATCATAGGAGCATAAAATATACATTAGGGTGAGGGGGGGAAAAGTAGTTGATTACAAATAgcttttcaagaaatagaatggTGATACACAGCTATTTTCGCAACACGAAAAATAATTGCATCCTTAGTCATAAATCCTGCTTCAAATGGAGTTCACATTTGGGAAACCACAAGGGAAGGCATCAGCAGCTTCCATTTAGAGCATGTGTATACCCCCAACTCACGTTAAGTCTAAAGGATGCAAAATCATTATCCATATCTTAAAACAGGAACACTGAGTCAGGTATATACATTGAAAGTGCCAGATGTCTTTAGACAGAAGAAACAGAAACAACCACCAACACATCATGCAACAACGGTAAACATTCTTCAACTTACCTTCCATGCTGAGCACGGCAGGTTGATGAGAGCTAAAAATGCAAGGCCATAGAGCCAACTCAGCCTTGATGAATAAGAATCCTCTGGGAATATGCAGGTTAATAAAAaaactcttcttttttttttttttaatgggcATATCCATTATGAGTAAGACAAATGAAGAGAAAAGACAAACAAGACATAAGAGAGGAATATGGAGAAGATCAAAACAACCTTCAGAATAAAGCATGGGCAAGGCTGCTTGTGAACCAAAACATTCTTCAAAATGATTATGGTCAATAGGTTGTTTCAAGAATGATATACATGCAACTAACAAGACCATTCATCTTCTAAGAAGCACCAATATGAATACATATACAAAAACACACGTATACAGACATAAGATGTGGTGATTTGGAAAACATATAGACTGagatacaataaataatatttttacatatttgcCTTTACTACTCATATTTATGATCATGATAGCCATTTATCCAATATGAAGATAACATAGAGTCGATAGTAATGATAgcatattaaaaattgaaagaaaccACTACCCCAACATAAAGATACTATTAAATCCATAATATTACTCTTATCTGTAACATgctcaattttgttttttaattccTTGCCCAAAAGCTTATTGTACTTGTAGGTTTTACACGAGAGATCTATACCTCTAATAAAAACTCTATTGGAAGTGGAAGTTTAGTACAGCCACCCTCTGAACTTGCATGATCTCTATTCAGCTCTCTGCCTATACTGTGTGGGTTTTTCCCCTTTCTCAATTAACTTACTaggccaaaaagaaaaaaacaccCTCTACCATACCCTTAAGCTTGTTCAACTCATGGACACATGTGCCCACTGCAACGCAATGCAAGGAACACATGTATCAATCACATGTCCTAAATGTCTTAAAAAATGGAAGTAGTAGTAAAAGATTAAGACACTGTTTGGCATAACACATTTTTTGACATGTCCAATGAGTATCTTATGTCCAATCTTATGTCCAATACGTGTCAGAaacatatattttctaataatgCGTTtgttatgtgaataaattcAGAATGTATTTTTTGCCCAGAAAGTTATTAGGATGCTGAAACCAGAGAAAGATGTAGTTTGAATGGGGGtcaaaacaattttggaaaTTTCTGTAAAATATGCAGGATGTCCAAAATTGTTTGTAGTTTATTCTAAAAACATTGAGACTAGGTGAAAATCATTTGAGGAGTAGTGAGAGGTCAAATCCAAAAGGTTGTACAATGAACACCAAAAATCCTGAGACTAAACATGAATTTGTTTGGGGGGTTAAAATAGTctataaaattccaaaaaaattatatgagatGCCTAAGAGCATcaagaattttccagaaaaaatttataacaacATAAAAGCATTTGATACCCAAAAAGCTTGGGATTCTAGGGATTGCCAAGATTGGAAGTGTTGTGTATTATGCCAAAAAGGGGTATTCTTGTCATATCATTGAAGAATCATAGTTCGAAAGTTTAATcaatgtcatgtacctagggttcaAATTGGCAACCGGAAGGATCCAATATAACTAAGTCCAAGAACAAAGGGAATTAGGGGAagattggacagaaatggggaagaatttagagagaaatgagggagagcactagagagaaacgagaggaaGATTGGAGAggattgtagagagagagaattggaatTTCATTCAaacaattcaagcatatccccATCTGATTACAATAgccctttatataggcatatcaGATTGCATAACCACCCCCATGcttctaactaattgctaaaaaTATCTCCTAATAAGCCTATTACTATATTACCCCTTTAATGCTCCTTAGTCATGACAATTCTCCTCTCCtcgagagagttcttgtccccaagaacttgcagcaaGTAGCCATTGCTTCATCCGATTCCAGCATTTTCTATctgatttatctttctttctttctccttctaggcctcttcttcttccttgttcttAAGTGTCCAAGATCAATCCCAAGCCTAAGTTGCCCCACTTCCATAGGAGAAACTTTATCGAATGCAAGCCCAATACAACCACCTCCCCCCCTATAGCTGTCCAATCAAATTCGGTCTTCCATTGAAGAACATGATCAACCACACCCGACCTAATATGGTTAGTAGTTGGAACTTAGAGTCTAAAGGAAGAATTAATTGTATCCGTGACTGACTTTGATATTTCATCCCCGTCCCATACAAGTAAGGTAAGCAAGTATCCCTAGCTGTTGTTATTGCA from Diospyros lotus cultivar Yz01 chromosome 6, ASM1463336v1, whole genome shotgun sequence encodes:
- the LOC127803894 gene encoding protein transport protein SEC31; protein product: MTTSRFMDKQIMDLSNSKSNDDFIDLKNPQGDHIGLGKKEEIEPSYDFQPIRPIGASQPSNSDSGIVGGTRAWNSVDSKTNTTGIGFNNYSSLESIEPGKVISEKDRKANNAALVSEIDQAMKKHVDNLLHALEAVSARISQLESRTRHLEDTMDDLKVSLGNNHGNTDGKLRQLDNIVREVQAGVQVIRDKQDIVEGQLQSAKLQMSKVEQQTETQNTVQSDSLQQVASASQQSHQQLPPAIIQPPSSIPSLPNVPPPASSHNLPPPVHVPNQFPSSQNPFVAPKEPFFPPSQKQEPTNQQYHVPSWQLQAPFSTPPLQPSVPAPPPQQYQPPPHPQYSQTTTPPQQHPSFSTVSPQTQPPLGHHPDEAPYPPPQNYPPSLHQPPHPPGGNHPSQQFYGAPSQIYEAPSSRPGSGYSNAYGPSSGANEPYPYGGPPSQYDGGSMKQQQLPPAAAQGGGSSYSQLPTARILPHALPTASGVGAGSGSAGTGNRVPMDDVVDKVTNMGFSRDQVRATVRKLTENGQSVDLNIVLDKLMNDGEGQPQRGWLGR